The following DNA comes from Mycobacteroides immunogenum.
CAGTTCGGCGGGCACCATTTCCATCACCACGGCGACGGCTCCGGCCTCCTGGACAGCGATGGCGTCGTGGATGAGCTGTGCGGCTGCGTCATCACGGCCCTGAACGCGGTACCCGCCAAGGCCGTTAACGCTCTGCGGGGTGAACCCGATGTGTGCCACCACCGGAATACCGGAAGCGGTGAGCGTGGCGATCTGTTCGGTAACGCGTTCTCCGCCTTCGAGTTTGATGGCGTGCGCGCCCGCTTCCTTCATGAATCGGGTGGCGCTGGCGAGGGCCTGCGCGGCCCCGCCCTCATAGGAACCGAAGGGCAGATCGGCAACTACCAGCGCCTCGGGGGCGCCGCGAACAACGCCGCGCACCAACGGAATCAGCTCGTCGATGGTGATCGGCACGGTGGTGTCGTACCCGTAGACCACGTTCGCGGCCGAATCTCCGACCAGCAGAACGGGAATCCCGGCATCGTTGAACACCCGGGCGGTGGAGTAGTCGTACGCGGTGAGCATCGACCACTTGTGGCCCTCGGCCTTCCACTTCTGCAAGTGGTGCACGCGGGTCTTGGTACGAGGCTTCGTGGAAGTCTCGGAAGCAGCGCCATACAAGGCGGTTTCAGACATATCGCAGTCTCTTTTTCTGTCGAATTTCCTCAAGGCCCATCCGGGTCCCTGGGTTTCTAACGATGTTCAGTCTGCCACCGCGTGGCGGTGAGATGAATATCCGAACACGTGGACTTGGTCACATCGGCAGTCCCCGCATTTGGGCACGCCGCACTACCCGGCTCGCCTAGCATCTGCGGCATGCAGCGACTTTCCGGACTGGACGCCAGTTTCCTGTACTTGGAAACACCCACTCAGCCCATGCATGTCTGCGGGATATTGGAATTAGACACCACAACCATTCCTGGTGGCTACTCGTTCGAAAAACTGCGATCCAAGCTGGCCGAGCGCGTCGAGGGCATCCCGTCCTTCAAGGAAAAGCTCGCCGACAGCCGACTGAACCTGGACCATCCGGTGTGGGTTGACGACGACGACTTCGACATCGACCGCCACCTGCACCATGTTGGTCTGCCCGCGCCCGGCGGCAAGGCCGAGATCGCGGACATGTGCGGGCACATCGCCTCGCTGCCGCTGGATCGTGCGCGGCCACTCTGGGAGATGTGGGTCATCGAAACAGGGGACACCAACCGGCTGGTGGTCATGACCAAGATGCATCACGCGTCGGTCGACGGTGTCACCGGCGCCAACCTGATGTCGGCACTGTGCGGCCTGGAACCCGATGCCGAGGCGCCCGAGCCCGCGCCGGGGGTCGGCGGCGCCAACAGCATCGAGATCGCGGTGACGGGAGCCCTCAAATGGGCGTCGCGGCCACTGAAATTCGCCAAGCTGCTGCCCGCGACGATTGGGGTGATTCCGGCCTGGCTGGAGCGCTCCAAGCGTGGCGAGGCCATGTCGGCACCCTTCTCGGCGCCGCGCACCTCGTTCAACTCCACGATCACCAGCCGTCGCAACGTCGGATACGCACAGCTTGATCTGGGTGATGTCCGTGCGGTCAAGGACCACTTCGGCGTCAAGGTCAACGATGTCGTCATGGCGATCTGTGCCGGTGCGCTGCGCAAGTATCTGGACGACCGCGGCGAGCTGCCGGACAACTCCTTGGTTGCCATGGTTCCGGTGTCGGTGCACGAGAAATCGGATCGCCCCGGCCGAAACCAGGTGTCCGGCATGTTCTCTCGGCTGGAGACCAATGTTGATGATCCAGTGACGCGGCTTCGAGCCATCGCTGCGGCAAACAACATCGCCAAGGATCACACGGCGGTGCTGGGCGCCACCCTGCTGCAGGACTGGAGCCAATTCGCGGCGCCGGCGGTTTTCGGCACCGCGATGCGGGTCTACTCGCGCATCCGGCTCGCCGACCGGCACCCGGTCATCCACAACCTGGTGGTTTCCAATGTGCCGGGACCGCAAGTGCCCCTGTACTTTTTGGGCGCGCAGGTGATCAGCATGTATCCGTTGGGCCCGATCTTTCACGGTGCCGCGCTCACCGTCACGGTGATGTCATTGGACGGCAAGCTCAATGTCGGCCTGATTTCGTGCCCCGATCTGATGCCGGACCTTTCCACCCTGACCGACGATTTCGGCGCGGCGCTGCAGGAGCTAAAGGCCCTTATCTGAGTTCACATGGCAACATGGCTGACATGATGTTGCGTGGGCCTGGTCGCCCTGGGCTGTTGCCGCTACTGGCTCTTGCCTCGGTGGTAGCCGTCGTCTCTGGTTGTGTGCGGTCGGTCGAGGGTGAGGCGATGGCGGCACGGCCGTCGGAAACCTCCCTCAATTGGGGTGACTGCGACGGCCTCACACCCGAGAACGTCACGGTTCCGGCCAGCACGGTGTGCTCGGAACTGGAGGTTCCCGTCGACTACACCAAGCCCGACGGCGCCAAGGCGCGGCTGGCCATCATCAAGTACCCGGCCAAGGGACAGCGGATCGGGTCGCTGTTGATGAACCCCGGTGGCCCGGGCCAGTCCGGTATCGAGGCGGCGACCGCGATCGTCAAGCAGGTGCCCAAGGAGATCCGCGACCGCTTCGACTTCATCGGATTCGATCCGCGCGGTGTCGGGGCCTCCACTCCGGCGATCGAGTGCAACTCGGACAAGGACGTCGATCGGCTGCGGGCGCAGAACGACACCGACTACAGCCCTGAGGGCGTGGCCCGCATGGAGCAGGACTCCAAGGACTTCGTGAAGCGCTGCGTCGACAAGGTGGGGCTGGAGTTCCTGGCCAATGTCGGCACGGTGAACGTCGCCAAGGACATGGACCGGCTGCGCGCCGCGCTGGGTGACGAGAAGCTGACCTACCTGGGCTACTCGTACGGAACCCGGATCGGTACCACCTACGCCGAGGAGTTCCCCAAGAATGTGCGGGCCCTGATCCTCGACGGTGTGATCGATCCGAATGCCGATCCCACGCAGGCCGATATCGACCAGATCGCGGGATTCCAAAAGGCTTTCGACAACTACGCGGCCGACTGCGCCAAGAGCCCAAGCTGCCCGCTGGGGACCGACCCCGCACAGGCCACAGCCCGCTACCGGGCCATGATCGACCCGCTGGTCGATCACCCCGCCAAGACCAAGGACGGTCGTGGTCTTTCGCACAGCGACGCGATCATCGGCACCATCATGGTGATGTACTCGCCCACGCTGTGGGAGGCCTTCACCAAGGCGTTGCGTCAGCTCAGTGAGGGATCGGGCGACATCCTGCAGCTGCTCGCCGATGCCTACATGAAGCGCGACGAGGACGGTCACTACAGCCACGCGCAGGACGCGCAGACCGCCATCAACTGCGTGGACGAACCGCCGGAGAAGGACCGGGCCAAGGCCGTCGAGAAAGACCGCCGCATCCGTGAGGTGGCGCCCTTCCAGGATTACGGCGAATTCACCGGCAACGCCCCGCTGGGCGTGTGCGCGTTCTGGCCGGTACCGCCGACCAGTAAGCCCCACCCCATCCACGTCGCGGGTCTGCCCAAGCTGCTGGTGGTTTCCACCACCTATGACCCGGCGACTCCGTACCAGGCGGGTGTTGAGCTGGCCAAACAGCTCGGCGGAGGCTTGCTGACCTACGACGGGACCAAGCACACCATCGTGTTCGACGGCAACCAGTGCGTCGACAAGGCGGCCGAGGACTATCTCATCAAGGTCACGACTCCGCCCGAAGGCGCCCGCTGCTGATCCCTTTTGGGGCGCGACATGGCACGATGTGGCCCATGATGCGGATGCGCCGGGCGTTGCCAGTGATCTTCTTGATGTTGACGGCGGCCGTCCCAGCCATCCCGGCGGCCGCCGCGCCGCTGCCCGCTCCGAGCCCGTCGCTGCAGGCGTTCTACGACCAAAAGGTGGTCTGGGGCGGCTGCGACGGCTTCGTCACCGACACCAGCCGCATCCCGACCGCGCGCTGCGCCAAGGTCAAGGTGCCCGTCAGCTACGACAAGCTGATGGGCACGGTGGCCGAACTCGCCGTGCTCAAGGTGCCCGCCTCCGGAAAGCGGGTCGGCGCACTATTGGTCAACCCCGGTGGCCCGGGCGGTTCGGGTGTGGATCTGGCCGCCGGCATGGGCGCCAAGCTCGGTGACTCGGCGATAGGGCAGAGCTTCGACATCGTCGGGTTCGACCCGCGTGGTGTCGGCGGCTCCACGCCGACCCTGCGCTGCCGGACCGACGCGCAGTTCGACGCCTTCCGCAAGGAACCGCTCGCCGACTACAGCCAGGCCGGCGTGGCGCACATCGAGGATGTGTATCGCCAGTACGTCAACGAATGCGCGAACCGGATGGGGCTGGACTTCCTCGCCAACGCCGGAACTGCCTCGGCGGCAAGGGATATGGATATCGTTAGGGCCGTGGTCGGCGACAGCAAGCTGAACTACCTGGGGTACTCCTACGGCACCGAGCTGGGCACCCAGTACGCCGAGTACTTCCCGCAGAACGTGCGCACCATGGTCCTGGACGGTGCGATCGATCCGACAATCGATCCGGTGGAGTCCAACGTCCGCCAGATGACCGGATTCCAGGTGGCCTTCAACGACTACGCGGCCGATTGCGCCAAGGACCCCAAGTGCCCGCTGGGCGCCGACCCGTCGCAGGCAGTGAAGCGCTTCCACCAGCTGGTCGATCCGCTGGTGACCAAGCCGGCCAAGACCAACGATCCGCGCGGACTGAGCTACCAGGACGCCATCACCGGCACCATCCAGGCGATGTACACGCCGCGGTATTGGAAGTACTTGACGTCGGGCTTGGCCGGATTGGTTGATGGCAGCGGTCCCGACGACCTGCTGTGGCTGGCCGACCAGTATCAGGAGCGCGACGACCACGGGCGTTACGACAACCTGCAGGACGCCTTCAATTCGATTCGGTGCGTCGACGGACCCACGCCGAAGGATTCCGCGCCGTGGGTGGCGGCCGACAAGACGCTGCGTGAGCAGGCGCCGTTCTCGAGTTACGGTCAGTTCACCGGCTACGCCCCGCGCGACCTGTGCGCCTTCTGGCCGGTGCCCCCGACATCGACCCCGCACACCCCGTCGACACCCGGTCTGCCGCCGGTGGTCGTCATCTCCACCACCCATGACCCGGCGACGCCCTACGAGGCGGGTGTGGCGCTGGCCCGGCAGTTGGGCGGATCGCTCATCAGCTACGAGGGCACCCAGCACACCGTCGCCTTCAATGGTGAAGCGTGCGTCGATGACGTGGTGACGCGCTACTTCGTTGACGGGACCGTGCCTCCTAAA
Coding sequences within:
- the panB gene encoding 3-methyl-2-oxobutanoate hydroxymethyltransferase — translated: MSETALYGAASETSTKPRTKTRVHHLQKWKAEGHKWSMLTAYDYSTARVFNDAGIPVLLVGDSAANVVYGYDTTVPITIDELIPLVRGVVRGAPEALVVADLPFGSYEGGAAQALASATRFMKEAGAHAIKLEGGERVTEQIATLTASGIPVVAHIGFTPQSVNGLGGYRVQGRDDAAAQLIHDAIAVQEAGAVAVVMEMVPAELATQITGKLTIPTVGIGAGRECDAQVLVWQDMAGMTGGKTAKFVKQFGQVGAELRKAAADYADEVARGVFPAPEHSY
- a CDS encoding WS/DGAT/MGAT family O-acyltransferase, with protein sequence MQRLSGLDASFLYLETPTQPMHVCGILELDTTTIPGGYSFEKLRSKLAERVEGIPSFKEKLADSRLNLDHPVWVDDDDFDIDRHLHHVGLPAPGGKAEIADMCGHIASLPLDRARPLWEMWVIETGDTNRLVVMTKMHHASVDGVTGANLMSALCGLEPDAEAPEPAPGVGGANSIEIAVTGALKWASRPLKFAKLLPATIGVIPAWLERSKRGEAMSAPFSAPRTSFNSTITSRRNVGYAQLDLGDVRAVKDHFGVKVNDVVMAICAGALRKYLDDRGELPDNSLVAMVPVSVHEKSDRPGRNQVSGMFSRLETNVDDPVTRLRAIAAANNIAKDHTAVLGATLLQDWSQFAAPAVFGTAMRVYSRIRLADRHPVIHNLVVSNVPGPQVPLYFLGAQVISMYPLGPIFHGAALTVTVMSLDGKLNVGLISCPDLMPDLSTLTDDFGAALQELKALI
- a CDS encoding alpha/beta hydrolase, which translates into the protein MMLRGPGRPGLLPLLALASVVAVVSGCVRSVEGEAMAARPSETSLNWGDCDGLTPENVTVPASTVCSELEVPVDYTKPDGAKARLAIIKYPAKGQRIGSLLMNPGGPGQSGIEAATAIVKQVPKEIRDRFDFIGFDPRGVGASTPAIECNSDKDVDRLRAQNDTDYSPEGVARMEQDSKDFVKRCVDKVGLEFLANVGTVNVAKDMDRLRAALGDEKLTYLGYSYGTRIGTTYAEEFPKNVRALILDGVIDPNADPTQADIDQIAGFQKAFDNYAADCAKSPSCPLGTDPAQATARYRAMIDPLVDHPAKTKDGRGLSHSDAIIGTIMVMYSPTLWEAFTKALRQLSEGSGDILQLLADAYMKRDEDGHYSHAQDAQTAINCVDEPPEKDRAKAVEKDRRIREVAPFQDYGEFTGNAPLGVCAFWPVPPTSKPHPIHVAGLPKLLVVSTTYDPATPYQAGVELAKQLGGGLLTYDGTKHTIVFDGNQCVDKAAEDYLIKVTTPPEGARC
- a CDS encoding alpha/beta hydrolase; the protein is MMRMRRALPVIFLMLTAAVPAIPAAAAPLPAPSPSLQAFYDQKVVWGGCDGFVTDTSRIPTARCAKVKVPVSYDKLMGTVAELAVLKVPASGKRVGALLVNPGGPGGSGVDLAAGMGAKLGDSAIGQSFDIVGFDPRGVGGSTPTLRCRTDAQFDAFRKEPLADYSQAGVAHIEDVYRQYVNECANRMGLDFLANAGTASAARDMDIVRAVVGDSKLNYLGYSYGTELGTQYAEYFPQNVRTMVLDGAIDPTIDPVESNVRQMTGFQVAFNDYAADCAKDPKCPLGADPSQAVKRFHQLVDPLVTKPAKTNDPRGLSYQDAITGTIQAMYTPRYWKYLTSGLAGLVDGSGPDDLLWLADQYQERDDHGRYDNLQDAFNSIRCVDGPTPKDSAPWVAADKTLREQAPFSSYGQFTGYAPRDLCAFWPVPPTSTPHTPSTPGLPPVVVISTTHDPATPYEAGVALARQLGGSLISYEGTQHTVAFNGEACVDDVVTRYFVDGTVPPKDVRC